Proteins encoded by one window of Polaribacter haliotis:
- the yidC gene encoding membrane protein insertase YidC, whose protein sequence is MEQKKFDFNSFIGMILLGGIILWWMNTNSPEPEITTDTNTTQIVDSTNAINNTTTSTTVNETAFENDSIKQLALKNKLGAFAQSAISATEGVTVLENEVVKLTIDNKGGQIKEALIKNFKTYDSLPLYMIKDNNASFNINFGTTDNRILNTKDLFFQPTVTKNGENQVVSLKLKVSETQFLEYRYEMKPKHYLVNFSIRSQGLGNVINSSNPINLDWTLDGYRHEKSLKTENTMYSYYYYKADDEVDYINAGKSEVINDLDWVAYKQHFFASSLLSDKPFNNATITSTDLVKNEEIDTVFTKRFELKTPLELSNGELNYNMKWFYGPNDYNLFKSKQFEGTDLADSSDLGWGIFGFLNRTIFYPVFNFLKGFLGNYGLIIILMTIVVRLIMSPLVYKSYLSSAKMKVIRPELTALNEKYPGKENAMKRQQETMAIQRKAGVSMMSGCIPALLQMPVFFALFKFFPTNIALRQENFLWANDLSSYDTIFKLPFKIPFYGDHVSLFPILASVAIFFYMKMNQSQQANMQAPPQEGMPDMSKMMKYMIYFSPIMMLFFFNNYASSLSLYYFVSNLLTIAIMLVIKNFVIDEDKIHAQIEENKKRPEKKKSKFRERIDSAMKQAQEQQAQQKKRK, encoded by the coding sequence ATGGAACAAAAAAAATTCGACTTCAATTCTTTTATTGGAATGATTTTATTAGGAGGAATCATTCTTTGGTGGATGAACACCAATAGTCCTGAACCTGAAATAACTACAGACACAAACACCACACAAATTGTAGATTCTACAAATGCCATAAATAACACAACTACAAGTACAACTGTTAACGAAACCGCTTTCGAAAACGATTCTATAAAGCAACTAGCGTTAAAAAATAAATTGGGTGCTTTCGCTCAAAGTGCAATTAGCGCTACTGAAGGTGTTACTGTTTTAGAAAATGAAGTTGTTAAACTAACAATCGATAATAAAGGAGGACAAATTAAAGAGGCTTTAATTAAGAACTTTAAAACCTACGATTCTCTTCCTTTATATATGATTAAAGACAATAATGCGTCTTTTAACATTAATTTTGGAACGACAGATAATAGAATTTTAAACACGAAAGATTTATTTTTCCAACCAACAGTTACTAAAAATGGCGAAAACCAAGTTGTTTCTTTAAAGTTGAAAGTTTCAGAAACTCAGTTTTTAGAATACAGATACGAAATGAAACCTAAACATTATTTGGTGAATTTTTCTATTCGTTCTCAAGGTTTAGGAAATGTAATTAACTCTTCGAACCCTATTAATTTAGACTGGACTTTAGACGGTTATCGTCACGAAAAAAGTTTAAAAACAGAGAATACCATGTATTCTTACTACTACTACAAAGCAGACGACGAAGTAGATTATATAAATGCTGGAAAATCGGAGGTAATAAACGATTTAGATTGGGTAGCATATAAGCAACACTTTTTTGCTTCGAGTTTACTTTCTGACAAACCTTTTAACAACGCAACAATTACTTCTACAGATTTAGTTAAAAATGAAGAAATTGATACTGTTTTTACAAAAAGATTCGAATTAAAAACACCTTTAGAGCTATCTAATGGAGAGTTAAATTATAATATGAAATGGTTTTACGGACCTAATGATTATAATTTATTTAAATCAAAACAATTCGAAGGAACAGATTTGGCAGATTCATCTGATTTAGGTTGGGGAATTTTCGGTTTTTTAAACAGAACCATCTTTTATCCTGTATTTAATTTCTTAAAAGGATTTTTAGGAAACTATGGTTTAATTATCATTTTAATGACCATTGTTGTTCGTTTAATAATGTCTCCTTTAGTTTATAAATCTTATTTATCTAGTGCTAAAATGAAGGTTATTCGTCCTGAATTAACAGCATTAAATGAAAAATATCCTGGAAAAGAAAACGCAATGAAACGCCAACAAGAAACCATGGCAATACAGCGAAAAGCAGGAGTTAGTATGATGTCTGGTTGTATACCTGCATTGTTGCAAATGCCAGTTTTCTTTGCATTATTTAAGTTTTTTCCAACAAATATTGCTTTAAGACAAGAAAACTTTTTATGGGCAAACGATTTATCTTCCTACGATACTATTTTTAAATTACCTTTTAAAATTCCATTTTATGGAGATCATGTAAGTTTATTTCCAATTTTGGCATCTGTTGCTATTTTCTTTTATATGAAAATGAACCAGAGCCAGCAAGCAAACATGCAAGCACCACCTCAAGAAGGTATGCCAGATATGAGTAAGATGATGAAGTACATGATTTACTTCTCTCCAATTATGATGTTGTTTTTCTTTAACAACTATGCAAGTAGTTTAAGTTTGTATTATTTTGTTTCTAACTTATTAACCATTGCAATTATGTTGGTAATTAAGAATTTTGTTATCGATGAAGATAAAATTCATGCACAAATCGAAGAAAATAAAAAACGCCCAGAAAAGAAAAAAAGTAAGTTTAGAGAACGTATAGATTCTGCTATGAAACAAGCGCAAGAACAACAAGCACAACAAAAGAAAAGAAAATAA
- a CDS encoding MBG domain-containing protein: MTPKSKSKWYFVPFIMLFISLNSYAQTTILSENFSSASGTNPPTGWTNVRNSGNTGQIWNFNDTNPNITTGGFSGNYAILDSDGYGNGSSQNVTLTSPSFNASSYNTLTLSFNNQFRFYTNGESGTIEVFNGSNWITVDTYTSNTNYPTPALRTYNILAAANGATNARVRFTYVGSWGYWWAIDNVKVEGTSSTPKIPITITATANTKQEGDADPTLNYTITSGTLDSGDTSLTGSLSRTAGEAIGAYNITQGTVTNANNPKYNITFVSALFTITAKDTDGDGYEDSVDIDDDNDGILDTDENCVIPGAATPTVDAETWVDGDYSIFGIGNNTNGLGYRESGFQQAAYQRGIGLTVLDDSSTNYVTESPTSSSSPLSLNDKVYFGTNPTTSSNDGVVTFTSTYYSPDYVNNPGSTPDIGCSSTPNGRNSELRTTTSSEFSSGNSSRAIYVVPERASTTGDSYSVNIAFSTPIYAFSFDINDVFDTNGSSDLEYTLEVFADGKLLAFMKADNFGNDVAGTMELYRGNKTTLENGSINIGNQTEATIGFINSTAINNVEIRTTIVNGSTDVCARDAHGLDNFAYGTSGQSCFADDLDVDGDGITNDKDLDSDNDGIPDNIEAQTTIGYIAPNYAYTANGLDTAYGTGLVAQNTDGTGNADYVDFDSDGDTVFDIVEVGLAAKDTDSDGKSNGTVGDNGLDNSLYAADDFSDVNANINNPTLLQDSDNDALTVGDVDYRDAHSSGIPMITQIYNDGTSRVIEVTNIHTTNSILANTVKLNLFRNKNGDQTGIVPDVTYSIPTQLAPGTSFLITNSASVFSGTVNNAITNLSGANDILIFSHPKGISSGINDWKNRYETTSNFADNTIYVRNDEATENNKTFTESEWIAFVEDDLNPYRDIATGGPERHPHAPIISEVTSAVSTSNLSLGTHKVNPTIRFGNTWSNGFPDKTRRVIINQDYATTTGLTARKLTINANRKLTITNNLLVVTEDIEFGAASSELRLAGSSQLIQVHNNSSGVTGNGKMFIDQNSPIASKYRYNYMSSPVGGTSYTLADVLKDGTTPTSANSTATNIDFVSGYDGATDSPIKISDYWIYTYASANGNRSNWNQKKSTGSIPVTDGFTLKGSGAAQNYTFVGTPNDGNLNTAVGGNESYLVGNPYPSAISVQRFIEDNRNSIDGTLYFWQHAGEKDSSSSNEAGHYYTGYIGGYATRNISMGIAANSVSNSGAFDISMEAENASHNATTSTDLENTTVVLDAATEYVDFGLIPRGIENLRLNYKSLTPKKIRVLVNGSSIGDFDVPISVPYTDFDIPVCIERNSSVRIESLDLNILYLNKIVIKDDDGKIPCAPSVGTGYTYTSPLEYIAIGQGFFISGDTDGGAIQFNNSQRESIAEGAKSTFFKPNAKHKKGTNRRKKLPIIKLGLNYTDHLNSKMHRQIGISFKGSNSFKFDKGYDSYLFDLSATDFYWKFPKQDQPYAIAGVENISEDLQIPLEIVLAKKDSISIEIDEWTLENTSLYILDKLTNISYDLTNDKVNLELEKGTYSDRFYVTFKKAQTLSTDDEIANKNVSIYYSKPNQEIHINTINGTIVQKAFLYTILGQEINSWKLIKDEALESNILKVNNLSKAVYILKLKTDKGDVSKKILIN; encoded by the coding sequence ATGACCCCTAAATCTAAAAGTAAGTGGTATTTCGTACCATTTATAATGCTATTTATTAGTTTAAATAGTTACGCTCAAACAACAATTTTATCGGAAAATTTCTCATCTGCCTCTGGCACAAATCCTCCAACTGGATGGACAAATGTTAGAAACAGTGGAAATACCGGACAAATATGGAATTTCAACGATACAAACCCTAATATAACCACTGGAGGTTTTAGTGGTAATTATGCGATTTTAGATAGTGATGGTTATGGAAATGGAAGCTCTCAAAATGTAACATTAACTTCTCCTTCATTTAACGCAAGTTCTTACAACACTCTAACATTAAGTTTCAATAATCAATTTAGATTTTATACTAATGGAGAAAGTGGAACTATAGAAGTTTTTAATGGTTCTAATTGGATTACAGTCGATACATATACATCTAATACAAATTACCCAACCCCAGCATTAAGAACATATAACATTTTAGCAGCAGCAAATGGAGCAACAAATGCTAGAGTTCGTTTTACATATGTAGGTTCTTGGGGCTATTGGTGGGCGATAGATAATGTTAAAGTGGAAGGCACCTCTTCTACACCAAAAATACCAATTACAATAACTGCAACAGCAAATACAAAGCAAGAAGGAGATGCAGACCCTACTTTAAATTATACAATAACTTCTGGAACTTTAGATAGTGGAGACACTTCATTAACTGGTAGTTTATCAAGAACTGCTGGCGAAGCAATTGGTGCATACAATATTACCCAAGGAACTGTAACTAATGCAAATAACCCTAAATATAACATAACTTTTGTATCTGCATTGTTTACAATTACTGCAAAAGATACTGATGGAGATGGCTATGAAGACAGCGTAGATATTGATGATGATAATGATGGAATATTGGATACAGACGAAAATTGTGTGATTCCAGGAGCAGCAACTCCAACTGTAGATGCTGAAACTTGGGTTGATGGTGATTATAGTATTTTTGGAATTGGAAACAATACAAACGGATTAGGTTATAGAGAATCTGGTTTTCAACAAGCAGCGTATCAAAGAGGAATTGGTTTGACTGTTTTAGACGATTCTTCTACAAATTATGTAACAGAAAGTCCAACCTCTTCTTCTTCTCCCCTTTCTCTGAACGATAAGGTTTATTTTGGAACAAACCCAACAACATCAAGTAACGATGGTGTGGTTACTTTTACCTCTACATACTATTCTCCAGATTACGTAAACAACCCTGGTTCAACACCAGACATTGGTTGTTCTTCAACTCCAAATGGAAGAAATTCCGAATTAAGAACAACTACAAGTAGCGAATTTTCTTCTGGGAATTCATCTAGAGCAATTTATGTAGTTCCAGAAAGAGCCTCAACAACTGGAGATTCCTATTCCGTAAATATTGCATTTAGCACCCCTATTTATGCTTTTAGTTTCGACATAAATGACGTTTTCGATACAAATGGTTCGTCTGACTTAGAATATACTTTAGAAGTTTTTGCAGACGGAAAGTTATTGGCATTTATGAAAGCAGATAATTTCGGAAACGATGTTGCAGGAACAATGGAATTATACAGAGGAAATAAAACAACTTTAGAAAATGGAAGTATAAATATTGGAAATCAAACAGAAGCAACCATCGGTTTTATAAACTCAACAGCAATTAATAATGTTGAAATTAGAACAACTATTGTTAATGGTAGTACAGATGTTTGTGCAAGAGACGCACATGGTTTAGACAATTTTGCATACGGAACTTCTGGTCAATCTTGTTTTGCAGACGATTTAGATGTAGATGGAGATGGAATAACAAACGATAAAGATTTAGATTCCGACAACGATGGTATTCCAGATAATATAGAAGCACAAACAACAATTGGTTATATCGCTCCAAATTATGCATACACTGCAAATGGTTTAGACACTGCTTATGGCACAGGTTTAGTTGCACAAAATACAGACGGAACTGGAAATGCAGATTATGTAGATTTCGATTCTGATGGAGATACTGTTTTTGATATAGTTGAAGTAGGTTTAGCTGCAAAAGACACAGATAGCGATGGTAAATCAAATGGAACTGTTGGAGACAATGGTTTAGATAACAGCCTATATGCTGCAGACGATTTTAGTGATGTAAATGCAAACATAAATAACCCAACTCTTTTACAAGACTCAGATAATGATGCTTTAACTGTTGGAGATGTAGATTATAGAGATGCTCATAGCTCAGGAATTCCTATGATTACTCAAATTTATAACGATGGTACAAGTCGAGTAATAGAAGTTACCAATATTCATACAACAAATTCAATTTTAGCAAACACTGTAAAATTGAATCTTTTCAGAAATAAAAATGGAGATCAAACAGGTATAGTACCAGATGTTACCTATTCAATTCCAACTCAGTTAGCACCAGGCACATCATTTTTAATTACAAATTCAGCTTCTGTATTTTCTGGAACTGTAAATAACGCGATTACGAATTTAAGTGGAGCAAACGATATATTAATATTTTCACATCCAAAAGGAATTTCATCTGGTATTAACGATTGGAAAAATAGATATGAAACAACTTCTAATTTTGCAGATAATACAATTTATGTAAGAAATGATGAAGCTACAGAAAATAATAAAACGTTTACAGAAAGCGAATGGATTGCATTTGTAGAAGACGATTTAAACCCATATAGAGATATAGCTACTGGTGGTCCAGAAAGACATCCACATGCACCTATAATTTCTGAAGTAACAAGTGCTGTTTCCACATCTAATCTAAGTTTAGGAACACATAAAGTAAATCCTACAATTCGATTTGGTAATACTTGGTCTAATGGTTTTCCTGATAAAACTAGACGTGTTATTATCAATCAAGATTATGCAACTACAACAGGTTTAACTGCAAGAAAACTTACCATAAATGCAAATCGAAAATTAACAATTACAAATAATTTATTAGTAGTTACAGAAGATATTGAGTTTGGTGCAGCTTCAAGTGAATTACGGCTTGCAGGAAGTTCTCAACTAATTCAAGTACATAATAATAGTAGTGGAGTTACTGGAAATGGAAAAATGTTTATAGACCAGAATTCTCCTATTGCAAGTAAATACAGATATAATTACATGAGTTCTCCAGTTGGAGGAACATCTTACACATTAGCAGATGTATTAAAAGATGGAACAACACCTACTTCTGCAAATTCTACAGCAACAAATATCGATTTTGTAAGTGGTTATGATGGAGCAACTGATTCTCCGATAAAAATTTCGGATTATTGGATTTATACATATGCAAGTGCCAATGGAAATAGATCTAATTGGAATCAAAAGAAAAGTACTGGAAGTATCCCTGTAACAGACGGTTTTACTCTAAAAGGAAGTGGTGCTGCACAAAATTATACTTTTGTAGGAACACCAAATGATGGTAATTTAAACACTGCAGTTGGTGGAAATGAGTCTTATTTAGTGGGTAATCCTTATCCATCTGCAATTAGCGTACAAAGATTTATAGAAGATAACAGAAATTCTATAGATGGTACTTTATACTTCTGGCAACATGCAGGAGAAAAAGATTCTTCTAGCTCTAATGAAGCTGGGCATTATTATACAGGTTATATTGGTGGTTATGCAACTCGAAATATTTCTATGGGAATTGCTGCAAATTCAGTCTCTAATTCTGGGGCTTTCGATATTTCTATGGAAGCAGAAAATGCATCTCATAATGCTACCACTTCAACAGATTTAGAAAATACAACAGTGGTTTTAGATGCAGCTACAGAATATGTAGATTTTGGATTAATTCCTAGAGGAATAGAAAATTTAAGATTGAATTATAAATCTCTAACTCCAAAAAAAATAAGAGTGCTTGTTAATGGAAGCTCAATTGGCGATTTCGATGTTCCAATTTCTGTACCATATACAGATTTCGATATTCCTGTTTGTATCGAAAGAAATAGCTCCGTAAGAATAGAGTCTTTAGATCTTAATATCTTGTATTTAAACAAAATTGTAATAAAAGACGATGATGGTAAAATACCTTGTGCTCCAAGTGTTGGAACAGGATACACTTACACTTCTCCTCTAGAATACATTGCAATTGGGCAAGGTTTCTTTATAAGTGGAGATACAGATGGTGGGGCAATTCAATTTAATAATAGCCAAAGAGAGAGTATTGCAGAAGGTGCAAAATCTACCTTCTTCAAGCCGAATGCAAAACATAAAAAAGGAACAAACAGAAGAAAAAAATTACCAATTATAAAATTAGGATTAAATTATACAGATCACTTGAACTCTAAAATGCATCGTCAAATTGGTATTTCTTTTAAAGGAAGTAATAGTTTTAAATTCGATAAAGGTTATGATAGTTATCTTTTTGATTTATCTGCAACAGACTTTTATTGGAAATTTCCAAAACAAGACCAACCTTATGCAATTGCTGGTGTAGAAAATATTTCGGAAGATTTACAAATACCTTTAGAAATTGTTCTTGCTAAAAAAGACAGTATTAGCATAGAAATTGATGAGTGGACTTTAGAAAACACATCATTATATATTTTAGATAAACTAACAAATATTAGTTACGATTTAACAAATGATAAAGTAAACTTAGAATTGGAGAAAGGAACGTATTCGGAT